The Erigeron canadensis isolate Cc75 chromosome 1, C_canadensis_v1, whole genome shotgun sequence genome segment TGTAAGATGCTTATGGTTATACCTTTACTCGAGGGTAGAATGATTTCCGACAAGAGTGTAGTGAAGTATACTATGTGTGTGCTATAGAGTATATGTAAAAAGAGCAAAATGCATATATAAGTCTATGCGCAGGGACTGCTATAATTTGTATGCTAAATAAAATAGTATCTGTATCTCTATTCCTAAAAGTAACATCAAATATCTACACATGAGACCTTAACTTGTCTAGAAAGCCAAAAACCCTTTGTTATGTTCTTGAATTAGGcccaataatgataataataataaaagtaataaattaaCACTAATTGCTGTTATATGTATAAGGGTAAGGTTTAAACAAAAAGTATAGttttgaagaaaaacaaaatgttagaaGTCCAGGGGTTATACACTTTTGATACACCATTTTTTCCAAAAGGACTAATCATATACTTTTTTTGATGCATCAAAGTGTAAAAATGGCGAATCAGCAATGTGTAAGCACCAATGTCCTTTCTACTTACGCTTTTATGTGTAGTTTCCCATCTGTATAATCGTGTAAATTGTGTAGTCTTTGATAAGTCTAACGGGTAAAATGGAAGAAttgttttttttgaaaagaatgTGGATTGATATTTTTACTTTGTTAATCACATTTTCACTTTGTATATTAAAATAAGTATAAATTCAAGAGTAGAAGTGTTTCACGTCAACCTGCCCAATACTAAAATTGGCTGTTATTACCCAAGCTGTCTGACCCGTTCATTTTTTCTGCATGGGTGACCCTGACCTAAAAAGTATCTGTGTCTTGCTTGATTGCTTCAATAGTTAATAGTATCTAAATATTTTTGTCTCTAAATTTAAGCAATTCAGAGACTGCTTTTATTAATCCTAAATCAATCATATGCATATTTTGTACTCATTCTCTATGAGCTAACATTGTGTTATTTGTCTTTGTTTTTAGGATGTCTTTGCATCTTGGAAAGATTACCCCTTGTGTTCGTAGAGATGAGCTTGAACGAGTTTTCCAAAGGTTTGGTCGCTGTAGCTTACAAGTGAAAGATAAATATGGTTTTGTAGTTTATGATTATCCTGTGAATGCTGAGAGAGCACTTAGAACGCTTCAGGGAAAGAAGATATGTGGTGAGCTATTAACATTGTCATGGTCAAACAACCAGCCTAGTTATCGAGGTTGGAATTCACATGGAAGAAACTGTAGAGATGAAAGTTATGTTAATAGAAAACTGCCTTCATATAGTCGAAATGATTCTAGGACAAGTCACAAGCAACCAGTTATAAAAGATGAGCCTAAAGATGCCAGAAACGGtaataaagagaatgaaaaaattCATGGTATGAAGAAAGCGTTGTCAAATATAGGTGGAGGTCCAAATGAAAATGAGTTAAACAAGGGTTCGGAGTTTGATCGTTATGAACCTTGCAGTGGTAGTAACAAAAGGGTTCATGGCGATGAAATTAATTTCGTTCATCAAGGTAGCTACTCCATAACAGGAGACTTTCAACAAAGGAAAGGGGTTGTGCAAGCTAGTAAACAAAATTTGGATCAAACCCTACAGACATGTTACAACTGTGGGAAATTGGGACATAAAGTAAAAAACTGTCCCGAAGACTTGGGGTACAAGAGGAAACTTGACAGGTTTAAGCATATACACTGTGATGAAAGAAACTACAACAGTAAAGATCAAGATGGACTGAGAAGGATGAGATCTGACCCACGAGGAAGGGAGCTACCTGGTAAAGATGCTGTAACCATAAGGTCACATAAGGACACTAGAGAGGCATCCAGTAATGGTGAAAGGGAAGAGCAGATTGATGACCTACAAAACGAAAATGAGTTAAACAAAGGGTTAAGGTTTGATCGTTATGAACCTTGCAGTGGTAGTAACAAAAGGGTTGATGGCGATGAAATTAATTTTGTTCGTCAAGATAGCTACCCTACAGCAGAAGACTTTCAACAAAGGAAAGGGGTTGTGAAAGCTAGTAAACAAAATCTGGATCAAACCCGACAGGCGTGTTACAACTGTAGGAAATTGGAACAGAAAATGCAAAACTGTCCCGAAGAATGGGGTTACAAGAGGAAACTTGACAGATTTAAGCATATACAAAGTGATAAAAGAAACTACAACAGTAAAGATCAAGATGGACTGGGAAGGATGGGATCGGAACCACGAGGAAGGGAGCTACGGAACCACGAGGAAGGGAGCTACCTGCTAAAGATGCTGTAACCACAAGGTCACATAAGGACACTAGGGAGGCATCCAGTAATAGGAAGCACCGTCTATACACGAAGGCTGATTACTCTACAGCAGATAACCGAATTCAAGCATCCCAGGGAAAACAGTATGTTAAGGTGAAACGGATCAGGGAAAGTCAGAGCCCGGAGCATCGTGCAAAGAAATTAAGGAGGCCACAGTCAAGTCCCATCCAGTCAGATGACAAGGTTTCTAGGTCTAGGTCAAGCTCAATTTATTCGAAGTCTTCCACAAGGTTTGCTACAAACTCAAATTTTGAATCTTAGTCGTTATTTTCTTCCTTAACTTTTATTTCCATAGCAAAAAGTTTTAAGTAGTAAAATCACAAGTCGAAATCGGTTTCTAGGTCTCGTTCAAGCTCTCGTGTATCTTTGTATGCAACTACATCATCTGGCTGCTGGTATTCAACACCTCCAAGTTTGCAAAATGGCGAAAAGGACTCTTTCTTGAAAGCTAACAGTCCTGAGCAGAATGACTTCCAAGTTAGCAGTGCACAATTAGTGGAAAATGGGAATGCAGTGGTAAATTCACAAGTAGACAATTGCATGGATACAAACCATATCGAAAAGAGTGAAGAAGATGCTCAGTTAGATAAAGGAAAATATCCCAAAGAGCAGAATGACACTCAAGTTAGCAGTGCACAAGTGGTGGAGAATGGAATGCTGTGGTACATTCAGAAGTGGACAAGGGCATGGAGACAAACCATACTCAAAAGAGTGAAGAAGATTCTCAGTTAGATGAAGGAAAATATCCCAAAGAACAGAATGACATTCAAGTTGGAAGTGCACAACTGGTGGAAAATGGGAATGCAGCGATACATTCACAAGTGGATAACGGCATGGATACGAACCATATTCAAAAGAGTGAAGAGGATACTTGGTTAGATGAAGGAAAATATTTGTCTAAGCCATTGCTTGAGAATGACGCTCTTAATGATGTGATTCTGTCCCCAACTAGTCAGAGAGAGACAAAGGATCTTCAGAGTTGTGATTTTGATGTATCAGAATTTAACACACCATCCCACAAGACTACCAGATCAATGTGCTTGACATCAGAAGAAATCTTAATGGTCCTAAGGCACTATGGGTTGAAGCAACCAGTAGAAGTTGACAAAGGTTTACTTGCGGAATCATTTTTTGGTTGTGCTCGGTTGTGGCCCTGGGAAGTCATATATTGCTTAAAAAGGGTCCAATTTCAATCGAGAATTATGCTCGAAGAATTTTTCAAAACAAGGAGTTTGGGATTGTTGATAAATATGTCAGAAGCAGTAGTGGGTGGGGTGAAGAGGAGTCTTGAAAGTTGACAACTTACATACTTGATCTAGTAATTCATGCTTGGAAATGTACATTGCTGAGACTTTTATCTTGTGAAGCTTTGGCAGGTAGGTACTGACTAAAAGTCTTTTAATTTCATACATGCTCttcatgtttatatattaaCATGCTTTTGCTAAGGAGCATAAACGATGAAATGAttattcttaatattattaagcATTTTCTGAAACTTGTAAAACGATGGTTGTGATGTCATGTTAGGATCA includes the following:
- the LOC122595475 gene encoding LOW QUALITY PROTEIN: serine/arginine-rich splicing factor 4-like (The sequence of the model RefSeq protein was modified relative to this genomic sequence to represent the inferred CDS: inserted 1 base in 1 codon); the encoded protein is MSLHLGKITPCVRRDELERVFQRFGRCSLQVKDKYGFVVYDYPVNAERALRTLQGKKICGELLTLSWSNNQPSYRGWNSHGRNCRDESYVNRKLPSYSRNDSRTSHKQPVIKDEPKDARNGNKENEKIHGMKKALSNIGGGPNENELNKGSEFDRYEPCSGSNKRVHGDEINFVHQGSYSITGDFQQRKGVVQASKQNLDQTLQTCYNCGKLGHKVKNCPEDLGYKRKLDRFKHIHCDERNYNSKDQDGLRRMRSDPRGRELPGKDAVTIRSHKDTREASSNGEREEQIDDLQNENELNKGLRFDRYEPCSGSNKRVDGDEINFVRQDSYPTAEDFQQRKGVVKASKQNLDQTRQACYNCRKLEQKMQNCPEEWGYKRKLDRFKHIQSDKRNYNSKDQDGLGRMGSEPRGRELRNHEEGSYLLKMLKHRLYTKADYSTADNRIQASQGKQYVKVKRIRESQSPEHRAKKLRRPQSSPIQSDDKVSRSRSSSIYSKSSTRSRSSSRVSLYATTSSGCWYSTPPSLQNGEKDSFLKANSPEQNDFQVSSAQLVENGNAVCTSGGEWNAVVHSEVDKGMETNHTQKSEEDSQLDEGKYPKEQNDIQVGSAQLVENGNAAIHSQVDNGMDTNHIQKSEEDTWLDEGKYLSKPLLENDALNDVILSPTSQRETKDLQSCDFDVSEFNTPSHKTTRSMCLTSEEILMVLRHYGLKQPVEVDKGLLAESFFGCARLWPWEVIYXLKKGPISIENYARRIFQNKEFGIVDKYVRSSSGWGEEES